cctccctgggATCTATGGGGCCCAAGGTGAATGGGTCTGAGGTCCTCACTCTGGTTCCCACTCAGGGCAGCCCCTGACACCACAGGGAGGTCTGCATCTTTTCAGGGACTGTTCCCCAACCACTGGGCCATATCTTGTCTGCATCAGAGGCACCTGGGAAGTACTGCGGGGAGCACCTAAGGAATTACCAGCTTCAGGGGGTAGTGGAGGGGGCCAGACAGTTAACCATCACTCCGGGTGACCTAGATAGGGCTCCGTAGTGCAGGGACACAGGCTGAGGCCTGGAGAAGGCAGTGACCTGCCCAGAGCCACTCAGCCAGCTCCCCAGGACGCAGCAGAAACCAGGCCGTGCTAGGGCTAGATGCTGGCTCTGCCGTCAACTCCGAGGGACCATGTCACCGCGCCTTGGTCGTCACAGGTAAGGCAGGAGTGTGGAGAGGATTCGACCCACGTAGAGCAGGGCTTGGCTCATGGTGGTCCTCGGGGAGCGGAAGCAGGGATAGGCCCCACAGTGTATCCAGCGAAGCACTGGAGCAAGCCTCCCTGGAGGCAAGAAAGGACGGGGCAGCTTTTTGTTTTAACCAGCCCGTTTTTCTCACCTTCCAATCTAAGGCCCGCCTGAGACTGTGAAATGGGGAAGGTCCCCTGTGCCATGAGGGAGGCACCTTCCCTGCGGGCTTCTGCTTCCCGGCCTGCCTGGCTCCGTTCCCTGAGGCTGCAATCCACATGGACCTGGGTTCTGGTCAGGAAGCCAGGGAGCCTGGGTCCCCCGCACTCACCATTACTGTGATTTCCTGtttggagggaggcagggggctgcAGGTTGCTGCCCAAGGCCCCGTAACCGCGGTAACTGTAGTTGAGGCCACCGTTGACGTACACGGGGTCCTGGGAGTAGGAGGAGGCTGGCAGTGAGTAGGTGGAGTGGGTGATGGCTGCGGAGTCCCGAGAGTGCTGCTTGTCCAGGGCGATGGGCTCGTCCTACAGAGAGGGGAGGAAAGCGCTAGGGGACCCGAGGGGTGGCAGGCACTGACCCTTGTCCCTGGGACCCAGTGCTGTGGCCTGTGGGACTCTGCTCACGTCTCTGTGGGCCAGATTTGATCTGCTCCTGCCTAGCTGAGAACCCTCTGGGAGGCCAGACTCCCTAGGTGTGCCGGGCCTTGGTGCTGGACTTTGCACATCTGCCCTGCTGTGGCTCTCTCTGCTCTGAGGACTGCCCCCGCCCGcccacccctgctgcccagggctgctggggagcACGCACCTGGGAGGACTGGTAGATCTCCAGGCGCATCCTTTTGGCTGCTTTTCTTGTCTCGCTCTCGCAGGCAGCTGCCAGGATGTTTTCTGCCATGGCCGAGGTCAGGTGGGGAGGCGTGGGTCTGGTCTGGAGGCAGAGCGGGGACGGAGCCATGTTGGGGCTTACCCAGACCCTGCCCCGGAGGTGGCAGGCACAGGGCTGGGGTGTGGGCCCCGGGCCATGATTTCTGGAGCCGTATAACCTTTCTGGGCCCTCTccggccccagccccctcctctgtGAGTCTGGGAATGCAGTGCCTGCTTCCAGGAATACTGGAGAGGGAATGGTCTGGCCGGAGCACCGAGGAGCCCCGGGGGTGTGGCTGGAGGCCAGTGGTGGTGCAGAGGGGACCGGGGACGGGAGGAGGGGCTCACCATCTCCATGCCGTTTTTCTTCATGCGCCGGCAGGACTTGAGGTACGTGCGGATACGCTTGCGAGCCCGCTCCTGGAACTCGGGAAACTGCCGGCTGCAGGACTCAATGATGGCCTGGATCTTCTCCTTGGGCTGCTTGGAGATGGGCACCATGCGGTCCAAGTTCTCGTCCACAAAGAGCCGCACAAACATCTGCGGGAGACACAGGCCGTGGGGAAGGCTGGCCCTGGCCATAGCTCCCGCCCCCCAACCCAGCCTGGCTCTCGCTGGCGCTCACGTTGAAGGCCTTGAGGCGCTCGGGGTCCATGCCCTCAGAGTCGTTCATCTTGTCATTGTCCTCGTGGTCATCATGGTCGTCATCATCGTCATCTGCTGTGGGGGCCCGGCCCACCGTCAGGTCCTCAGGGCAGCCACTGACCTCAGTCTTGATGGAATCATAGCTCCCGGAGCTGTAAGGGGGCGACTGAGAAGGGGCGAGGGCCAGAGGGTCAGAGCAGGCCCGCTCTTGGTCTCTGATGGCCATAGTGAGCTTGGGGACCGGGACAGTGAGCCAGCCACAATTTCAAGGTCCtgcaccacctcccctccctgctcccttctATGAATCGGAGGCACCAGTGTTGCCACCCCTCCCTGGCGGCTGTAGGCAGGACCGCCTGCCTGCCATGGTGTAAGTGCAGCCTGGGGCCCCGGAGGCACTGAGCAGAGGTGTCAGGGCTTTACTCAGCAGTGGTGCCCATGCAGGGCCCTGCCGCCACATCGTGAGAGGGACAGGTGGGTGCAGGCTGGGTTCCCGCCACTAGCCACAGCCTCTTCTGGTTCTGGCTTTGGGGTTTTCCTCCCTGATCCTCAGGGGGCTGCAACCCTGAGCTGGCAACTGAGCTGTCATGCAGGCGGCGAGTGTGCTGTCTGTCAGGAGGAGGAACAGATGGGCTGGGAGAGGGAACCAGCCAAGGCGACAGGTCCATTAGGCAAAGTGCATTCCCGAAGCTGCCAGGCTGGGGTTCTCCTGTCTGCTGCCACCCCCAAGGAGACACTGTGAGCCCCCATGCAGAGGGTGTATGTAGAAAGGGGgagtgggggcagcccgggtagctcagaggtttagcgccgccttcagcccagggcgtgatcttggagacctgggatcgagtcccatgtcaggctccctacatggagcctgcttctccttctgcctgtgtctctgcttctctttctctctgtgtctctcatgaataaataaataaaatcttaaaaaaaaaaaaaaaaaaaaaaaggaaaggggagtGGGAACCAGGCCCAGCTCACCAGGCATCACCAGGCAGTCACCCTATCCTACGGCAAAGAAGGGACCTGCGGTCTCTTCCCACCACAGGAACTCCTCCCAGAATAAGCCTCTTCTTGGGATCCCAGCTCTTGCTGAAGAACAAACAGATGAAATGGACACTGGCCGGCACCCAGTCCTGCAGCGGCTGCCACCACCAGGCTTCCTGTGACCTGCCCACAGGGATCAGCCCTCCCAGGGCCTCTGGCCCAGTGCTCAGCTCTTGACACTTACACAGACTTTACAAGGAGCAGAGACACCTAGGTCCTCTGGCCTCCTGCTGGGTCATGCCAGACTTGTGGTGGAGAGTCAAAACACCTCCTAGGCCCTGGGCAAGTCACATTCCCAGGCCACTCCTTAGCCAAGTCCTATGCCAGGGCCAGAGGAGACGGAGATAGAAACCGCAAGACACAAGCTGCCGGTGGCACTGACGCTCCCATCTCCCTTCTTTGGCCCACATACGTGGCCTGAGGTCATGATGGCGgactctccctctgcagctctaTCTGGACTTGGAGGGGGAAGACCATGCTCTGGCCAGCACCTGCTCTGTGGCCTGGGCTCAGACATAGTGACAGCTGAACACCCCCTCATCGGTACAGAACTTTCCCATGAGACAGGCCATCAGAGGCCAGCCTGGCACCCACCCCACACCCTGTGCAgaagaggcccagggagggaaaGGTACAACCATGTACCTGTGTAGAGGTACATGGTTGGAGGCTGGGGGTGTAGGGCTCCGAGAAGTCACCTCTGGCCCCCCAGCTCTGGCAGGAGAAAACTCTCCCAAGAGTGTTCATGTGCTCAATGCAGCGCTGCACCACCGCGGGAAACCTTAGTGGCCAGAGGCAGCTTGTAGAAGGGCGAGGGGGCCCCGAGAAGCAGGGAGGAGTGTCCAGTGGTGGGGGCACCTGCATCAGCCACCCTTCTCCCAGGCCCACCCTGCATCAGCCTGATCTACTGGGTTGCTAACATCCACATCCCTGGGGCTGCAAAGGCCTCGTTCCTTCTCTGCATCTGTAAAAGGGGACAGCATGCAAAGTAGCGGGGGGAGGGCCTCAGTGCTGATTGTGGCCCCTTGCTGCTGTGAGGCGCAGCAGACTGTTCCGGGGGTAGGGGAATAGGCCACACATCACCTCCACTGAGGCCGGGGCCCAGCGCTCTTCACAGATGGTGACAGCGGCTCCAGAAGGGAAGGCCTTGACTGAGGCCACACACTGTGAGCTCTCGGCCGGAACCTCCGCAGCCAGGGCCTCTGTGCTGACCTGGGGTCACAGCGCTGGGCGCATGTGATTTCACGTCAGCCTCGCACAACCCTGACATgcacaggaagaaggaggctcGCGGCTCAGGGGGCCCACAGCCCCACACACCTCAGGGGTGGTCTTCACCCCGTACTTGACGCGACTCCGCAGTCCATCGGTGCCGCAGCCGTCTGAGGGGTAGGAGGGCGTGCTGAGCGTCGTGCCCGGCGGGAGCTTGTCGCACAGGTTGATGGGCTGATCTTCGGAGGTGGCGGTGAAGTCCATGGGGGCCACAGCACCGTTGCCATTCATCTCGGGGAAGGCGGGGTCGCCCTGCGTGCTGCTCGATGTGGATGGGTTCAGGGTGGAAGAGCCATTGCCGCTGCCACTCTCAGAGGAGGAGTCATCTGGAACAAGAGGCCTGGGTGTGAGGCTCCACCCCAACACCTACTGACCCTACAAGCCCCCTGGGGTATCATGGCCACACCAGCCACAAGGAATACTTGCCCGTCGTCCTCACAAGCATCTCTGGGCAGGAGATGAGCATGGCTGTCCCCTTTCGGGGCTCCAAGAGGCGAGCTCTGCCCCTACCTGACGTAAGGGCAGGGTCCCTCCACCAGAAAACAGACCATCAGGAGTAGAGTGTGCCAGGCATGGTGGCCCCCTGCACTCCAAGCCCACGGCACCACATCAAGGGCTCAAGGGAGGCTTTGGGGAGTGAGTGGCTGCAAGCTCAAGTCTGACAAGCCTGCTGCATGCCAGAGGTCCTCGGACACCCCAGAGGCCACTAGGGGCTTGACTACCAGccccctcttcctctcactcACCTCTGCCTTACCCCTTCACACCCTCTCCCCACAGCAGGCTCTCAACTTCCTCCATCCGCCTAAGGAGAACCTGGCTAATGCATTAGCCCTGCTGTGACACCCCCGCCCCACTCCTTCCTGCACGCAGGCCCAGCCTTATCCTGGCAGCTGACCCGGGACAGCGTGGCCCCACAGCTGCCTCCGGTGTCGGGCCACCCAGAGCCGGGGCTGCAGGGTCTGAGGTCTGCACTCCCTGTACCTCAACGGGCCATCCCTGCTTTCCAGAGGTGACCGCCCAACAAAGCTCTGCTGAGGGCGCCCCCTGCTGCGGAGAGCACAAcactgcgggggtgggggtgggggtgggggtggggggcggaacTTGAACGGAGGGGCTAGACTTTCTCAGATCGAAGTCCCGGCCCCTCTCCCCAACCCAGGCCCGGCCTCCTGCCCAACCAGCTGAGATGGCAGAGGCCAAAGCCACTCCAGCTCCCCGGGTCACTGTCAGGTGAGTCCCGCGCGGCTCCCGGGGGCGCCCAGGTGCCCGgagctgctgggggagggggggccacAGCGAGCCTGACCGCCCCCAGGCCGCCCCTTCCCCCAGGCCAGGGTCGCCCgaggccccacccccactctcccgGCCGGCAGATTATGAAGATTTAGTCCCCGGGGCCGGGCACTGGGCACGCGCACCGCCGGAGTGTCCCCATGGCGACGAGCGGCTCTGGCA
This region of Canis lupus dingo isolate Sandy chromosome 24, ASM325472v2, whole genome shotgun sequence genomic DNA includes:
- the NOL4L gene encoding nucleolar protein 4-like isoform X6, coding for MNDSTWMSADPHLASSLSPSQDERMRSPQNLHSQEDDDSSSESGSGNGSSTLNPSTSSSTQGDPAFPEMNGNGAVAPMDFTATSEDQPINLCDKLPPGTTLSTPSYPSDGCGTDGLRSRVKYGVKTTPESPPYSSGSYDSIKTEVSGCPEDLTVGRAPTADDDDDDHDDHEDNDKMNDSEGMDPERLKAFNMFVRLFVDENLDRMVPISKQPKEKIQAIIESCSRQFPEFQERARKRIRTYLKSCRRMKKNGMEMTRPTPPHLTSAMAENILAAACESETRKAAKRMRLEIYQSSQDEPIALDKQHSRDSAAITHSTYSLPASSYSQDPVYVNGGLNYSYRGYGALGSNLQPPASLQTGNHSNGPTDLSMKGGASTASSTPTPTPSSNSTSRTMPAAQLSPTEISAVRQLIAGYRESAAFLLRSADELENLILQQN
- the NOL4L gene encoding nucleolar protein 4-like isoform X4; this translates as MHVESSAEPGKAPKHAGQKKTYRAIAETYAFLPREAVTRFLMSCTECQKRMHFNSNGLEPKENEPPSPLVSGIIDYNMPLTSTYLKQMKLRVMNSQEQDETSVSSEDFDMNDSTWMSADPHLASSLSPSQDERMRSPQNLHSQEDDDSSSESGSGNGSSTLNPSTSSSTQGDPAFPEMNGNGAVAPMDFTATSEDQPINLCDKLPPGTTLSTPSYPSDGCGTDGLRSRVKYGVKTTPESPPYSSGSYDSIKTEVSGCPEDLTVGRAPTADDDDDDHDDHEDNDKMNDSEGMDPERLKAFNMFVRLFVDENLDRMVPISKQPKEKIQAIIESCSRQFPEFQERARKRIRTYLKSCRRMKKNGMEMTRPTPPHLTSAMAENILAAACESETRKAAKRMRLEIYQSSQDEPIALDKQHSRDSAAITHSTYSLPASSYSQDPVYVNGGLNYSYRGYGALGSNLQPPASLQTGNHSNGPTDLSMKGGASTASSTPTPTPSSNSTSRTMPAAQLSPTEISAVRQLIAGYRESAAFLLRSADELENLILQQN
- the NOL4L gene encoding nucleolar protein 4-like isoform X2 — its product is MAWGVHFGPQRDLKEDGGSAKQKGGLGICEACSRWQGADGLSEPEGISLKRVAVVEDFFDIIYSMHVESSAEPGKAPKHAGQKKTYRAIAETYAFLPREAVTRFLMSCTECQKRMHFNSNGLEPKENEPPSPLVSGIIDYNMPLTSTYLKQMKLRVMNSQEQDETSVSSEDFDMNDSTWMSADPHLASSLSPSQDERMRSPQNLHSQEDDDSSSESGSGNGSSTLNPSTSSSTQGDPAFPEMNGNGAVAPMDFTATSEDQPINLCDKLPPGTTLSTPSYPSDGCGTDGLRSRVKYGVKTTPESPPYSSGSYDSIKTEVSGCPEDLTVGRAPTADDDDDDHDDHEDNDKMNDSEGMDPERLKAFNMFVRLFVDENLDRMVPISKQPKEKIQAIIESCSRQFPEFQERARKRIRTYLKSCRRMKKNGMEMTRPTPPHLTSAMAENILAAACESETRKAAKRMRLEIYQSSQDEPIALDKQHSRDSAAITHSTYSLPASSYSQDPVYVNGGLNYSYRGYGALGSNLQPPASLQTGNHSNGPTDLSMKGGASTASSTPTPTPSSNSTSRTMPAAQLSPTEISAVRQLIAGYRESAAFLLRSADELENLILQQN
- the NOL4L gene encoding nucleolar protein 4-like isoform X3 gives rise to the protein MAGAPRWRLGTSSWRLCTGVEKRQGADGLSEPEGISLKRVAVVEDFFDIIYSMHVESSAEPGKAPKHAGQKKTYRAIAETYAFLPREAVTRFLMSCTECQKRMHFNSNGLEPKENEPPSPLVSGIIDYNMPLTSTYLKQMKLRVMNSQEQDETSVSSEDFDMNDSTWMSADPHLASSLSPSQDERMRSPQNLHSQEDDDSSSESGSGNGSSTLNPSTSSSTQGDPAFPEMNGNGAVAPMDFTATSEDQPINLCDKLPPGTTLSTPSYPSDGCGTDGLRSRVKYGVKTTPESPPYSSGSYDSIKTEVSGCPEDLTVGRAPTADDDDDDHDDHEDNDKMNDSEGMDPERLKAFNMFVRLFVDENLDRMVPISKQPKEKIQAIIESCSRQFPEFQERARKRIRTYLKSCRRMKKNGMEMTRPTPPHLTSAMAENILAAACESETRKAAKRMRLEIYQSSQDEPIALDKQHSRDSAAITHSTYSLPASSYSQDPVYVNGGLNYSYRGYGALGSNLQPPASLQTGNHSNGPTDLSMKGGASTASSTPTPTPSSNSTSRTMPAAQLSPTEISAVRQLIAGYRESAAFLLRSADELENLILQQN
- the NOL4L gene encoding nucleolar protein 4-like isoform X5, with translation MQDLIIVFNYRPHRPSALASDRNQSPSHFHGAQGEQPSPCCKDETSVSSEDFDMNDSTWMSADPHLASSLSPSQDERMRSPQNLHSQEDDDSSSESGSGNGSSTLNPSTSSSTQGDPAFPEMNGNGAVAPMDFTATSEDQPINLCDKLPPGTTLSTPSYPSDGCGTDGLRSRVKYGVKTTPESPPYSSGSYDSIKTEVSGCPEDLTVGRAPTADDDDDDHDDHEDNDKMNDSEGMDPERLKAFNMFVRLFVDENLDRMVPISKQPKEKIQAIIESCSRQFPEFQERARKRIRTYLKSCRRMKKNGMEMTRPTPPHLTSAMAENILAAACESETRKAAKRMRLEIYQSSQDEPIALDKQHSRDSAAITHSTYSLPASSYSQDPVYVNGGLNYSYRGYGALGSNLQPPASLQTGNHSNGPTDLSMKGGASTASSTPTPTPSSNSTSRTMPAAQLSPTEISAVRQLIAGYRESAAFLLRSADELENLILQQN